The nucleotide sequence CACTGTTATTCAGTTGTACTAACAGTTGGGAAATTTGAGATTCTCTGTTTCTAAGCTCCCTTTATTCTTCCTTTGATCCAGGCGTATGATCAACATCTCAATATGATACTTGGAGATGTAGAAGAGATAGTGACTTCCATTGAAATTGATGATGAGACTTACGAGGAGATTGTTCGTGTAAGTAATTTCTCGTTCCTCAAAAATTGTGCACTCCATGCTGATGTCAGTCTGTTCAAATTCGGACTGTCGATTACTCGTTTTTTTTCAAATTGAAACCATTAGTTATTCCAATATGTTTATCTAGTTTGTGTTAAAAGATGTGTATAGCCCCCTTTGGAGTGAGGGTTTGGCACTTGACCATCATACTGTTTAACATGAAGCCATGGCTCACACAATCCTCAGTTCCTCACTCATATGTAATTTGGGAGGTGCACTATTACAATGCTCTGTGTTTATAAATGTGCCATCTTAACCGCTTGTATTTCTGGCAATGCTTGTTATATTGGATAATCATAGCACCATTGTTTTTCGTATACAGTTATTGCAGCCAGGGTTTTTGAACTTACTTACTGAAACttgttaggctggtcatagtggggagtaacatagactagtgtcatgcatatgacactagtctaagttactaccttcataatgcaaagtaacataatagtagtatcatagatggcttcatttactagctcatagactcattttgtcttggaaaacgctatgttacagtaacatattatgttaccacctctcattaattacttgccacataagcagaattttctcgaagaacgctatgttactagctaagttactcccactatgaccagccttaaacCCGATTGTGGTTACTTTACAGTTTATACAATAATTCATTCTATTTTACTACAATTTCTTCTGTTAAACCCGATTTCTTGTTTTCCTCATTTCGTCAACTTGTTAAAAATCTGTGTGGCTGTTGTTTGTGGTAATTTGATTGATAAAACGATACAAAATGCTGTCAGGTTCTTCCGGCTAGTGTTGTGTGATAGATTTACTACCTGGCTGCTGACGTGTGATAGATTTACTAATGTATTTGCTATTCCAATGATTCCAGACCAGCAAGCGCACCATCCCCTACCTTTTTGTCCGAGGAGATGGCGTGATACTGGTTTCGCCGCCCTTGCGGACCGTCTGAAGTCAGGGCGGAACAACTACCATTCAATGGGCATTGGCAGCAGCGCTATCGGGATGACATGCATCGGCTTATTCATAATTTCCTGGACTCGCGAGACACCGCATAGCTTGAGTTAATCATCCATGTATCCTGATACAAAGAACAAAAAAAAAACACTGAACTCGACTTGTGTTATGTAGATCGATCTGAATCCGGCGCCTGTTCGTCCATTGTTAGACCACAATCACCATAGTGGAGGGAAGCTTGAGTTAATCATCCTCTCCCAACACCTCTGACTGTTATCTAGTACAGcggggagtatcaacattcactgGGCGTTCGCAGTCCACAGGCGGTTCACGGTGAGCTGATTTGTGCTTCGATGCGAAATGAAAATAAATCAATTCGCGGGACAAACCGGTGTGTGGTGGGTGGGTCACTCCGTCCAGCCGGGCGAGACCGCCCAAAGTTGACACGATGATCACGGCACGTCCATGAACATGGTGGCGTGTGCCCCCCATCACGAGGAAAAATAATTTAAATTTGACCACAGCATCGTGCCAGTGGCAGCTTTTATTCATTTATTTACGTACGAACGATGGCGCCTAGTGCGTTGTGAGTGACTGGATGCTTTGATCCATGCACGTTGCGCATGTGCAGGGGTTCTGCCCAGCCCAGTTGCCCAGTTTGTTTATACTGTGTTTATGATTTCTGTTGACGGTGTTGGTGTGATCGGTCTGGATGCGGGGCCGAAGCTTCGCaccggcacggcacggcacggcacgaCACCGCATGCATTCGACGACGACGCGTTCACCGCTCGTCCCCCCGCCCCGCCAACTGCCCTCTCTCCCCTATATATGCACGCCGAGCCGCGGACGTTTCGGCATCCCGTCCTCGGAGCCGCGCAACGATCCAGCACACGCAGCAGATTAAGCAGCGACCTCCTTCGACCGAAGATGAGCCAGGACAAGGCCGCCGGCGACAAGGCCGCGGCGGAGCCCAAGAGGCAGACGCCGCGGCTCAACGAGCGgatcctctcctccctctcccggaGGTCCGTCGCCGCCCACCCGTGGCACGACCTCGAGATCGGTGAGCCCCTTCCCCATTTCGTCTCAGATCCGCCCGCCCGGCCGGAGCTGTTGGTTGGTTGGTTGCTCACGCGGAACGCGTGCTGATTGGTTGATCCCTTGCGCGAATTGGCTGGTGCAGGCCCCGGCGCTCCGGCGGTGTTCAACGTGGTGGTGGAGATCACCAAGGGGAGCAAGGTCAAGTACGAGCTCGACAAGAAGACCGGGATGATCAAGGTCCGAAACTTTTCCCCTGTTAATTTGCATTGGCATGGGCATGAATGTGTTCCTGACTCGCCGAGATCATCATCTGCCTGCCAGGTTGACCGGATCCTCTACTCGTCCGTGGTGTACCCTCACAACTACGGCTTCGTCCCACGCACCCTCTGCGAGGATAACGACCCCATCGATGTCCTCGTCCTCATGCAGGTAAATGAATCGATTCAACACTCCAATCATGCTCCGGTTCTCACAAGTGCAAATTAACAATCCTGTCAATACATCACCGTCTGCATTACCCACCGTTCCTTTTCTGACGACTGCCTGTTAATTATTTCATTTCATTTCAAACCAGGAACCGGTCCTCCCCGGCACCTTCCTCCGGGCCAGGGCCATCGGCCTCATGCCTATGATCGACCAGGCACGCTAAACCAATCCCCTCATCTCTGTCCAAGTGTACAAGTCAACTTTCCACCCACCATTTTGGCATCAAGCTTATATTTATATCATACTCTCTGTTTCTTTTTCTTGAACAGGGAGAGAAGGATGACAAGATCATAGCCGTCTGCGCCGACGACCCCGAGTACCACAACCTGAACCATCTCAGCGAGCTCTCTCCTCATCGCCTCCAGGAGATCCGCCGCTTCTTCGAAGATTGTACGCATACCATTGCCTGCCTCATCTCGCATTTCCACAACCTTTTCATGTATCTTCAGACTTCAAGTGCCTGATTCTTGGCTGATCAAATCTTTCAGACAAGAAGAATGAGAACAAGGAGGTCGCTGTCAACGACTTCCTCCCCGCCGATGATGCTCGTGCTGCCATCCAACACTCCATGTAAGCTCTCATCATTTTGGAGGATATGATCCTCTAGTTAAAGACAGAGAGTCCTCGAGGCTCCAAGGCGTCGATTTATGTTGACAAAAATTGCTTTGATTCTTTTTCAGGGATCTGTACGGGGAATACATTATGCACAGCCTAAGGCGGTAGAGTGTGTACTATTACCATTTTTCCTTTGCCCTTCCTCCTATGATGGGAAGCAAAGAAGATCCCCTCAGAACATTTGGGATCTGATGAACAACCAAGCGAGTCTGTATTTC is from Triticum aestivum cultivar Chinese Spring chromosome 1B, IWGSC CS RefSeq v2.1, whole genome shotgun sequence and encodes:
- the LOC123134847 gene encoding sm-like protein LSM3A, coding for MASEEDVAVKEPLDLIRLSLDERIYVKLRSDRELRGKLHAYDQHLNMILGDVEEIVTSIEIDDETYEEIVRTSKRTIPYLFVRGDGVILVSPPLRTV
- the LOC123134818 gene encoding soluble inorganic pyrophosphatase, with protein sequence MHAEPRTFRHPVLGAAQRSSTRSRLSSDLLRPKMSQDKAAGDKAAAEPKRQTPRLNERILSSLSRRSVAAHPWHDLEIGPGAPAVFNVVVEITKGSKVKYELDKKTGMIKVDRILYSSVVYPHNYGFVPRTLCEDNDPIDVLVLMQEPVLPGTFLRARAIGLMPMIDQGEKDDKIIAVCADDPEYHNLNHLSELSPHRLQEIRRFFEDYKKNENKEVAVNDFLPADDARAAIQHSMDLYGEYIMHSLRR